TGACTGGGCCGTTGACGAAATTATCTACATCGATATCAGCAAAGATCACCAATATCAAAGTCGTCGTTCCGACCATAAAGTAAAGATAGAAAATAATAAGATCGAATTACTACGAGAAGTATCGAGAAATATTTTTGTACCACTGAGTTTTGGTGGTGGAGTCCGTACAATTGAAGACATTGGGGAAATCCTTCAAAATGGTGCCGATAAGGTGATCCTGAATACTGTTTTGTATCAGGATGATCATATTCTGCCGCTTGCTGTTGAGATCTATGGATCCCAAGCTTTGGTAGCTTGTGTTGATTATCAGGATGACTATACCTATTACGAACATGGCCGGACAAGATCGCAATATCGTGTGACTGAATGGTGCCAGCATCTGGAACAAGCGGGAATTGGTGAAATATTGCTCAATGATATCT
This region of Candidatus Neomarinimicrobiota bacterium genomic DNA includes:
- a CDS encoding HisA/HisF-related TIM barrel protein; translation: MRKRIIPCIFLKEGMIIRSEAFTIHQIIGNPINEVKRFSDWAVDEIIYIDISKDHQYQSRRSDHKVKIENNKIELLREVSRNIFVPLSFGGGVRTIEDIGEILQNGADKVILNTVLYQDDHILPLAVEIYGSQALVACVDYQDDYTYYEHGRTRSQYRVTEWCQHLEQAGIGEILLNDISRDGTGSGYDIKTIVEIVNLVQVPVIALGGAGDYYDFNECLREANPSAVAAGNIFHFKEHSYYHVKKTLEQENFDIRKEYGVF